A window of Paenibacillus sp. 19GGS1-52 contains these coding sequences:
- the nusG gene encoding transcription termination/antitermination protein NusG, whose amino-acid sequence MEKRWYVVHTYSGYENKVKANLEKRVESMGMEDKIFRVLVPMEEEIVNKDGKKKTVMRKVYPGYVLVEMVQTDDSWYVVRNTPGVTGFVGSTGSGSKPTALLPEEVEQILKHMGMVEPKTKIDFEIKESVRIMVGPFANFVGSVEEILVDKSKIKVHVNMFGRETPLELDFTQVEKI is encoded by the coding sequence ATGGAAAAAAGATGGTATGTCGTTCATACCTATTCAGGGTATGAGAATAAGGTCAAAGCCAATTTGGAAAAGCGCGTTGAGTCCATGGGCATGGAAGACAAAATATTCCGCGTTCTTGTTCCTATGGAAGAAGAAATTGTAAACAAGGATGGCAAGAAAAAAACTGTCATGCGTAAAGTTTACCCGGGTTATGTTTTGGTGGAAATGGTTCAGACTGATGATTCCTGGTATGTTGTCCGTAATACACCGGGTGTTACTGGATTTGTTGGCTCAACAGGCTCGGGATCAAAGCCTACTGCTCTTCTTCCTGAAGAAGTAGAACAAATTCTGAAGCATATGGGTATGGTTGAACCTAAGACGAAGATTGATTTCGAAATTAAGGAATCAGTGCGTATTATGGTAGGTCCATTTGCGAATTTTGTAGGATCCGTCGAAGAAATTTTGGTGGACAAGAGTAAGATTAAGGTTCATGTTAACATGTTTGGACGGGAAACCCCGCTGGAGTTGGATTTCACTCAAGTGGAAAAGATATAA
- the rplA gene encoding 50S ribosomal protein L1: protein MAKHGKKYQDAAKLINSEATYEPSEAVELVKKAATAKFDETVEAAVRLGVDPRKQDQAVRGVVVLPHGTGKTQRVLVFAKGEKAKEAEAAGADFVGDADMINKIQQGWFDFDVCVATPDMMSEVGKLGRLLGGKGLMPNPKAGTVTFDVTKAVNEIKAGKIEYRLDKAGQIHAPIGKVSFDAVKLNENLKSLIDALNRAKPAAAKGIYLKGISISSTMGPSARVNTTVFK, encoded by the coding sequence ATGGCTAAACATGGTAAGAAATACCAAGATGCTGCTAAACTGATTAACAGTGAAGCAACTTATGAGCCTTCAGAAGCTGTAGAGCTTGTGAAAAAGGCAGCAACTGCAAAATTCGACGAAACCGTTGAAGCAGCAGTTCGTTTGGGTGTAGACCCACGTAAACAAGACCAAGCAGTTCGCGGTGTAGTTGTCCTGCCACACGGCACAGGCAAAACGCAACGTGTGCTTGTATTTGCAAAAGGTGAAAAAGCGAAAGAGGCTGAAGCTGCTGGAGCGGATTTTGTCGGTGATGCTGACATGATTAATAAAATCCAACAAGGCTGGTTCGATTTCGACGTCTGCGTAGCTACACCTGATATGATGAGTGAAGTCGGTAAACTGGGTCGTCTGCTTGGTGGTAAAGGTCTTATGCCTAACCCTAAAGCTGGCACAGTTACATTTGATGTTACCAAGGCTGTGAATGAAATCAAAGCCGGTAAAATCGAATATCGTCTTGACAAAGCAGGTCAAATTCATGCGCCAATCGGCAAAGTGTCTTTTGATGCTGTCAAATTGAACGAAAACCTTAAATCTCTTATCGACGCTCTTAACCGTGCGAAACCGGCTGCTGCTAAAGGTATCTACCTTAAAGGCATCTCGATTTCCTCAACTATGGGACCGAGCGCACGTGTGAACACAACCGTATTCAAATAA
- the rplL gene encoding 50S ribosomal protein L7/L12 → MSKETILEEIKGMSVLELNDLVKAIEEEFGVTAAAPVAAGGAVAAVEEEQTEFDVILTGAGASKINVIKIVREITGLGLKEAKDVVDNAPKAIKEKVSKEEADATKEKLEAAGAAVEVK, encoded by the coding sequence ATGAGCAAAGAAACAATTTTGGAAGAAATTAAAGGCATGAGCGTATTGGAACTGAACGACCTGGTTAAAGCAATCGAAGAAGAATTTGGCGTAACTGCAGCAGCTCCAGTAGCAGCTGGCGGCGCAGTAGCAGCAGTAGAAGAAGAACAAACTGAATTTGATGTAATTTTGACAGGCGCTGGCGCTTCCAAAATCAACGTTATCAAAATCGTTCGCGAAATCACAGGTCTTGGCTTGAAAGAAGCTAAAGATGTAGTAGATAACGCACCAAAAGCAATCAAGGAAAAAGTGAGCAAAGAAGAAGCTGACGCTACTAAAGAAAAATTAGAAGCAGCAGGCGCAGCAGTAGAAGTGAAGTAA
- the secE gene encoding preprotein translocase subunit SecE: MKRSFKSLFSFFTESWSELKKVRWPSRKELRNYTLIVLGTIIVIALYFWVLDIGISAVIERII, translated from the coding sequence GTGAAACGTAGTTTCAAGTCCTTGTTTTCCTTTTTCACTGAGAGCTGGAGTGAACTCAAAAAAGTTCGCTGGCCTAGTCGGAAGGAATTGCGGAACTATACATTGATCGTTCTTGGTACAATTATAGTTATCGCTCTTTACTTCTGGGTTCTGGACATCGGTATTTCCGCTGTGATCGAAAGGATTATTTAG
- the rplK gene encoding 50S ribosomal protein L11: MAKKVIKMVKLQISAGKANPAPPVGPALGQAGVNIMAFCKEFNARTADQAGLIIPVEITVFEDRSFTFITKTPPAAVLLRIAAKVEKGSGEPNKKKIAKLGRAAVREIAEQKMPDLNAASIEAAMRMVEGTARSMGITIED, from the coding sequence ATGGCTAAAAAAGTTATTAAAATGGTGAAATTGCAGATTTCTGCAGGGAAAGCGAATCCAGCGCCTCCAGTAGGTCCGGCGTTAGGTCAAGCAGGTGTCAACATTATGGCATTCTGTAAGGAATTTAATGCTCGTACTGCCGACCAGGCTGGTCTGATCATTCCGGTTGAAATTACAGTATTTGAAGACCGTTCCTTTACATTCATCACCAAAACTCCACCGGCTGCTGTTCTGCTTCGCATTGCTGCTAAAGTAGAAAAGGGATCCGGAGAACCAAACAAGAAGAAAATAGCAAAGCTCGGCCGCGCAGCGGTTCGTGAAATTGCTGAACAAAAAATGCCCGATCTAAACGCTGCTTCTATCGAAGCTGCTATGCGTATGGTTGAAGGTACTGCTCGCAGTATGGGTATCACAATCGAAGATTAA
- the rpmG gene encoding 50S ribosomal protein L33: MRVIITLACTSCKQRNYATTKNKRNHPDRMEMKKFCKYCNEQTPHRETR; the protein is encoded by the coding sequence ATGCGGGTAATTATCACTTTGGCTTGTACTAGTTGTAAACAAAGAAACTATGCTACAACCAAGAATAAACGAAATCACCCCGACCGCATGGAGATGAAGAAATTTTGCAAGTATTGTAACGAGCAAACTCCTCATCGCGAAACCAGATAG
- a CDS encoding class I SAM-dependent methyltransferase has product MSQHYYSQQPDARHDRRTISAVLRGKDLRFTSDAGVFSKGDIDYGSRVLIEAMIIPEGSAVLDVGCGYGPIGISAALLAPKGHVTMLDINSRAVELARENALHNGIRNVTVMESDVLSALEGQQFDVILTNPPIRAGKAIVHQIFEEAYEHLKEGGTLWVVIQKKQGAPSTAAKLESLFPIVEEVGKDKGYRIMRAKK; this is encoded by the coding sequence ATGTCGCAGCATTATTACTCGCAGCAGCCGGATGCTCGTCATGACAGACGTACTATCAGCGCAGTTCTAAGAGGAAAGGATCTTCGCTTTACGAGCGATGCTGGTGTTTTCTCTAAGGGGGACATCGACTACGGAAGTCGAGTTCTGATTGAAGCTATGATCATTCCAGAGGGTTCAGCAGTGCTAGATGTGGGTTGCGGTTACGGACCGATTGGAATTAGCGCAGCTCTTCTAGCTCCCAAAGGACATGTTACGATGCTTGATATCAATAGCCGTGCGGTAGAACTGGCTCGTGAAAATGCTCTGCATAACGGAATCCGGAATGTTACAGTAATGGAAAGCGATGTGCTCAGTGCATTGGAAGGGCAGCAATTTGATGTGATCCTTACCAATCCTCCGATTCGTGCAGGTAAAGCTATTGTACATCAGATTTTTGAAGAGGCTTATGAACATTTAAAAGAGGGTGGAACGCTGTGGGTTGTTATTCAGAAGAAGCAAGGTGCTCCCTCTACTGCAGCTAAATTGGAAAGCTTGTTCCCGATAGTGGAAGAAGTGGGGAAAGACAAAGGCTATCGTATAATGAGAGCGAAAAAATAA
- the sigH gene encoding RNA polymerase sporulation sigma factor SigH — MSVDLKQLMLSEYDFLSDEDIVEVFRGGDSGALEYLINKYRNFVRAKARSYFLIGADREDIVQEGMIGLYKAIRDFKGDKLSSFKAFAELCITRQIITAIKTATRQKHIPLNSYVSLDKPIYDEDSDRTLMDVICGTQVLDPEELIINQEEFIGLEDKMAEILSDLERKVLMLYLDGRSYQEIAEDLKRHVKSIDNALQRVKRKLERYLEVRDN; from the coding sequence GTGAGTGTCGACCTCAAGCAATTAATGCTGTCAGAGTATGATTTCCTAAGCGATGAAGATATTGTCGAGGTTTTCCGTGGTGGCGACAGTGGCGCATTGGAGTACTTGATTAACAAATACCGTAATTTTGTACGTGCTAAGGCTCGTTCTTATTTTCTGATTGGGGCGGATCGAGAAGATATTGTGCAGGAAGGTATGATTGGCCTATATAAGGCTATTCGTGATTTTAAAGGGGACAAGCTTTCCTCCTTCAAAGCATTTGCCGAACTGTGCATTACACGCCAGATCATTACTGCCATAAAGACAGCTACACGCCAGAAGCATATTCCACTCAATTCTTACGTTTCATTGGATAAGCCCATTTATGATGAAGATTCCGACCGGACACTTATGGATGTCATTTGTGGAACTCAGGTGCTTGACCCGGAAGAACTGATTATTAATCAGGAGGAATTCATTGGGCTTGAAGACAAGATGGCAGAGATCCTAAGTGATTTGGAACGCAAGGTTCTGATGCTGTATTTGGACGGACGATCCTATCAAGAGATTGCAGAAGACTTGAAGCGGCATGTGAAGTCGATCGATAATGCTCTTCAGCGAGTGAAGCGTAAATTGGAGAGATATCTGGAAGTGCGTGACAATTGA
- the cysS gene encoding cysteine--tRNA ligase, with product MALQIYNTMTRSKEQFVPLESGKVKMYVCGPTVYGYMHIGNARPVIVFDMIRTYLEQLGNEVRYITNFTDVDDKLIRKAEEMKTTVAKVSEIFIDAYREDIEGLGVKPATMNPRVTESMDLIIEFIKELVDKGFAYESGGDVYFHTSKFPEYGKLSGQNLEELQFGIRIDVDSRKEKPEDFVLWKAAKPGEIHWHSPWGEGRPGWHIECSAMVREFLGETIDIHGGGQDLQFPHHECECAQTEVLTGKPMSNYWMHNGFINIGDEKMSKSLGNGLLVKDIRQRFKAGTIRYFMLSTHYRNPLNFTQDSLISAEKSVERISLAESNVKHRLELAEAGPQGDESPQIKEKLSAIMANFHAKMQDDFNTPDAITAVFDWVSLTNLTLTDNAAAPGDLAALLEAYAEMNALLRLTDEQEKEVASEEIERLIAERVEARANKNWSRSDEIRDELSGMGILLEDTPQGMRWRRK from the coding sequence ATGGCCTTGCAAATATATAATACTATGACACGTAGTAAGGAACAGTTCGTACCTCTGGAGTCGGGCAAGGTAAAAATGTACGTATGTGGTCCGACTGTATACGGGTACATGCATATCGGGAATGCCAGACCTGTTATTGTTTTTGATATGATACGTACCTATTTGGAGCAGCTTGGTAATGAAGTGCGCTATATTACTAATTTCACAGATGTGGATGACAAATTGATCCGTAAAGCAGAAGAAATGAAGACTACAGTAGCAAAGGTGTCGGAAATATTTATTGATGCCTACCGCGAGGATATTGAAGGTCTTGGTGTAAAGCCGGCAACGATGAATCCACGGGTGACAGAAAGCATGGATCTCATCATCGAGTTCATTAAAGAGCTTGTGGATAAGGGTTTTGCTTACGAAAGTGGTGGGGATGTGTATTTCCACACTTCCAAATTTCCGGAGTATGGCAAGCTCTCTGGTCAGAATTTGGAGGAGCTGCAGTTCGGCATTCGTATTGACGTTGATTCGCGAAAAGAGAAGCCGGAGGATTTTGTACTTTGGAAAGCGGCCAAACCGGGCGAAATTCATTGGCACAGTCCTTGGGGAGAAGGGCGCCCAGGATGGCATATTGAGTGCTCCGCTATGGTTCGTGAGTTTCTGGGAGAAACTATCGATATTCATGGTGGTGGACAGGATCTGCAGTTCCCGCATCATGAATGCGAATGTGCACAGACAGAGGTACTGACCGGCAAGCCAATGTCGAACTATTGGATGCATAATGGATTTATCAACATCGGAGACGAAAAAATGTCGAAATCGCTCGGTAATGGCCTGTTGGTTAAAGATATCCGCCAGCGCTTTAAAGCGGGCACGATCCGGTATTTTATGCTCTCAACGCATTATCGCAACCCGCTGAACTTCACTCAAGATTCGTTGATCTCGGCTGAGAAAAGTGTAGAGCGTATCTCACTGGCTGAGAGTAATGTTAAGCACCGCCTTGAACTTGCGGAAGCGGGACCTCAAGGTGATGAAAGTCCGCAGATAAAAGAAAAGTTGTCGGCAATCATGGCTAATTTTCATGCCAAAATGCAAGATGACTTTAATACTCCTGATGCGATTACAGCCGTATTCGATTGGGTGAGTCTAACAAACCTGACACTTACGGATAATGCTGCAGCTCCTGGAGATCTTGCGGCACTGCTCGAAGCTTACGCTGAAATGAATGCGTTGCTTCGTTTGACTGATGAACAAGAGAAGGAAGTAGCAAGTGAAGAAATCGAACGGCTGATTGCGGAGAGAGTGGAAGCTCGTGCGAATAAGAATTGGAGCCGCTCCGATGAGATTCGTGATGAACTGAGCGGTATGGGCATATTGCTCGAGGATACTCCGCAAGGAATGCGGTGGCGGCGTAAATGA
- the rlmB gene encoding 23S rRNA (guanosine(2251)-2'-O)-methyltransferase RlmB produces MEEEDLQTEEEILAGKHSVLEALRAGRTINKIWIAETAQKHLTAPIVAEARKAGIVIQHVDKRKLDQLAPGIQHQGVVAQAAPYAYAEVDDLLAAAEAKGEIPFLILLDEIEDPHNLGSILRTADCTGVHGVIIPKRRSAQITAVVSKTSAGAVEYVPVARVTNLGQTIDRLKELGIWVVGTDVDTDQDLYQSDIFTGPVAVVIGNENKGMGRLIREKCDVLLKLPMHGKINSLNASVAAGVIMYEVLRRRRQQG; encoded by the coding sequence ATGGAAGAAGAAGATTTGCAGACAGAAGAGGAAATATTGGCCGGAAAGCATTCAGTGCTGGAAGCGCTTCGTGCCGGCCGGACCATTAATAAAATATGGATTGCTGAAACGGCGCAAAAACATTTAACAGCACCGATCGTGGCTGAAGCTCGTAAAGCGGGTATTGTCATCCAGCATGTAGACAAGCGTAAGCTTGATCAGCTAGCACCGGGAATTCAGCACCAAGGGGTTGTCGCACAGGCAGCACCTTACGCCTATGCCGAGGTAGACGATCTACTGGCAGCAGCGGAAGCTAAAGGAGAAATACCCTTTCTTATTTTGCTTGATGAGATAGAGGATCCACACAACCTGGGCTCCATCCTTCGGACTGCAGATTGTACCGGAGTGCATGGGGTAATCATACCTAAGCGCCGCTCTGCTCAGATTACCGCTGTCGTATCCAAAACCTCAGCTGGTGCAGTGGAATATGTTCCAGTGGCTAGAGTTACAAATTTGGGCCAGACGATTGACCGTCTAAAAGAGCTAGGTATTTGGGTCGTTGGAACAGACGTGGATACCGATCAAGATTTGTATCAATCGGATATTTTCACAGGACCGGTAGCTGTTGTAATTGGTAACGAGAATAAAGGAATGGGGCGCCTGATTCGGGAAAAATGCGATGTGTTGCTTAAACTTCCGATGCATGGGAAGATCAATTCGCTTAATGCCTCTGTAGCTGCCGGCGTTATAATGTATGAAGTGCTGCGCCGCCGGCGTCAGCAGGGATAG
- a CDS encoding NYN domain-containing protein has product MTDGRDLLLVDGYNMIGGWPELAALSLTGMQAARDRLLDLLADYQAYSGRRVIAVFDAYRVPGLGRSFDQGKVQVFFTKEKETADECIERLVRELTQRRRQIYVATSDSTEQHVIFAQGALRISARELRLEVEENQKQVKKAIEPDSLSSRHSLEDKLPRDVRNKLEDWRRQ; this is encoded by the coding sequence ATGACCGATGGGCGCGATCTGCTGCTAGTAGACGGATACAACATGATCGGTGGCTGGCCGGAACTCGCCGCGCTGTCATTGACCGGAATGCAGGCAGCTCGAGACCGGCTGTTGGATTTACTGGCGGATTATCAGGCTTATTCAGGACGGCGTGTAATTGCCGTTTTTGATGCATATCGTGTTCCAGGACTGGGGCGGTCGTTTGATCAAGGCAAGGTGCAGGTATTTTTCACCAAGGAAAAAGAAACAGCAGATGAGTGTATTGAAAGACTAGTACGAGAATTAACCCAGCGTCGTCGTCAAATATACGTGGCTACAAGTGACTCCACAGAGCAGCATGTTATTTTTGCACAAGGGGCGTTGAGAATTTCGGCTAGAGAATTGCGGTTGGAAGTTGAAGAGAATCAGAAACAAGTTAAAAAGGCCATTGAACCCGACAGTTTATCTTCACGCCACTCGTTAGAAGATAAACTGCCGCGTGATGTGCGTAACAAGTTGGAGGACTGGCGTCGGCAATGA
- the rplJ gene encoding 50S ribosomal protein L10, whose amino-acid sequence MANTKLIQAKQDAVDVVTGKLQNSISTVVADYRGLNVAQVTELRKQLREAGVDFQVLKNTLLRRATAAAELTELDSVLTGPTAIAFSATDAVVAAKILNDFAKKNDALKLKGGVVEGRVIDADQLKALAELPSRDGLLSMLLSVLQAPMRNFALVVKAIAEKEEQSA is encoded by the coding sequence TTGGCAAATACAAAACTAATCCAAGCTAAACAGGATGCAGTTGATGTCGTTACCGGCAAATTGCAAAACAGTATTTCTACTGTTGTTGCAGATTACCGCGGATTGAACGTTGCCCAAGTGACCGAACTGCGCAAGCAGCTTCGTGAAGCTGGTGTTGATTTTCAAGTCTTGAAGAACACATTGCTTCGTCGTGCAACTGCTGCGGCTGAATTGACTGAGTTGGACTCTGTTCTAACAGGTCCTACAGCGATCGCATTCAGTGCAACTGATGCAGTGGTAGCAGCTAAAATTTTGAATGATTTCGCCAAAAAGAACGACGCTTTGAAATTAAAAGGCGGCGTTGTAGAAGGTCGTGTCATTGACGCGGATCAGTTGAAAGCATTGGCTGAGCTTCCATCCCGCGATGGATTGCTGTCCATGTTGCTTAGCGTGCTTCAAGCTCCAATGCGCAACTTTGCGCTTGTTGTTAAAGCAATTGCTGAAAAAGAAGAACAAAGCGCGTAA
- the cysE gene encoding serine O-acetyltransferase — MFKHIKSDIRAVFDNDPAARSWFEVVFTYAGLHAIWGHRIAHSFFKHRWYTLARIVSQISRFMTGVEIHPGAVIGNRLFIDHGMGIVIGETCEIGDDVIIYQGVTLGGTGKEKGKRHPTVGNNVVIGSGAKVLGSFRIGDNSNIGSNAVVLREVPNNSTVVGNPGRVVKRNGERVSDRLNHSQMPDPLVDSLRFLQKEIEEIREKLGTEDKQKTEQRRIESQQYIGDYEI, encoded by the coding sequence ATGTTCAAGCATATCAAATCAGACATTCGGGCAGTATTCGATAACGATCCCGCAGCCCGTAGCTGGTTCGAGGTTGTCTTCACTTATGCCGGGCTACATGCCATTTGGGGACATCGGATCGCCCACTCTTTTTTTAAACATCGCTGGTATACACTGGCTCGTATTGTTTCGCAGATCAGCAGATTCATGACTGGTGTTGAAATACATCCCGGAGCGGTCATCGGTAACAGACTATTTATTGATCATGGTATGGGGATCGTCATAGGTGAAACCTGTGAAATCGGTGATGATGTTATCATCTATCAAGGAGTTACACTCGGGGGAACCGGTAAGGAAAAAGGGAAACGCCATCCCACAGTTGGCAATAATGTTGTTATTGGCTCAGGTGCTAAGGTATTGGGATCGTTTCGGATTGGCGACAATTCTAATATAGGCTCAAATGCAGTTGTTCTGCGTGAAGTGCCTAATAATAGTACTGTTGTGGGTAACCCAGGCCGTGTCGTGAAACGCAATGGGGAGCGGGTATCAGACCGTCTGAATCATTCGCAGATGCCAGACCCACTTGTCGATTCACTCCGCTTTTTGCAGAAAGAGATCGAAGAGATTAGAGAGAAGCTGGGTACGGAAGACAAACAAAAGACGGAGCAGCGACGGATAGAGAGCCAGCAGTATATTGGTGATTATGAGATTTAA
- a CDS encoding Mini-ribonuclease 3, with amino-acid sequence MNGDSKIDSPWFPYEPSKPIKLLSPIVLAYVGDAVYEVAVRQYMVSLPNLRPNHLHRSATGLVSAKAQSKILSFLEPILTEEEKDIARQGRNAKSGSVPKNADVLEYRHATAFECLIGYLYYTGQQARMQELVHNSIEFMMNRPS; translated from the coding sequence ATGAATGGGGATTCCAAAATAGACAGTCCGTGGTTTCCGTATGAACCCTCTAAGCCGATAAAGCTTCTTTCGCCTATTGTGCTTGCCTATGTGGGGGATGCTGTTTATGAAGTGGCTGTCCGCCAGTACATGGTGTCATTGCCGAATCTGCGCCCGAATCATTTGCATCGTTCGGCAACGGGGCTCGTATCCGCGAAAGCACAGAGTAAGATTCTTAGCTTTCTAGAGCCAATACTCACTGAAGAGGAAAAAGATATTGCCCGTCAGGGGCGTAATGCTAAATCGGGTTCGGTACCCAAAAATGCAGATGTGCTGGAATATCGTCATGCTACCGCATTTGAATGTCTGATAGGGTATCTATATTACACAGGGCAGCAGGCCAGGATGCAGGAGCTTGTGCATAACAGTATAGAGTTTATGATGAATCGGCCTTCATAA